A genomic window from Sphingobacterium sp. BN32 includes:
- a CDS encoding DEAD/DEAH box helicase, which yields MQQRSTSLPYRLVYSLGRHPYLGFLIEPHIVHLNQNGSYSLSYKRVFSNTVDEFAAALDDLDYKLIKLLDEIEQTHIIKQFHKKPIRPADYFSKIFDQNIYDYIRPKIEQRMLSFLNQVGDKPLFLMSKDGYPAEQELQIAPKTTSILFHFRRNDIETRYFPTLKYDGHRMEFMYKDAEVIVNQQAWLLLDNTLYHFDEELEGKKLTPFLNKRFISIPRNTEKKYFETFVTGLIEKHHVYAEGLDIISYKENASPELRIIYSPEGEAQLQLYFQYGNYTFPAGGNHAITVKYVHESEADQHKFYRIKRSTAWEEKREALLAQMGLQKADALFSTFKPKDIGLGFNPSAIEWVNEHLAELEKEGFHITQSHKEKRFLIGKTSISIEIAEENDWFDVKAIVRFGPYEIPFTSLRQHIINKQQEFELPNGEIAIIPQEWFSQYEHLFQFSSKKDEIRLNRVHIGLLNDVSEHTEVTMQRKLNKLGEFDEIADIEAPKKFKGSLRPYQKAGYNWFHFLQEYRFGGLLADDMGLGKTVQTLALLQHQKELLGANDARTSLLIVPTSLIFNWQKEAERFVPDLRVHLHTGGNRSKDNFAFSHFDLIITTYGIARIDEDLLSGFFFNYIILDESQNIKNPRSKSFSSIKQLKSKHKLALSGTPIENSVLDIWSQMHFANPGLLGSFTYFQKEFVQAIEKKKDEEKARRLQAIIKPFVLRRTKSQVATELPPKSEQIFYCSMSDEQLEYYERVKSEYRNALLDGAFSGKATQIALLQGLTKLRQLANHPAMIDQGYDGGSGKFDAAIELMESIIKEGNKVLIFSQFVKHLQLFRDHFEKEKIRYAYLDGSTSDRNAAVKAFKEADDIQVFLISIKAGGVGLNLTEADYVFILDPWWNPAVEQQAIDRSHRIGQVKNVFIYKFISKDSIEEKILALQGMKKSLASSLITTEESFVKSLSKADISELFS from the coding sequence ATGCAGCAACGATCTACTTCATTGCCTTATCGATTAGTGTATTCATTGGGAAGACATCCTTACCTAGGATTTCTAATAGAACCGCACATTGTTCACTTAAATCAAAATGGTTCTTATTCCTTGTCGTATAAACGGGTATTCAGCAATACGGTCGATGAATTTGCCGCTGCGCTGGATGACCTGGATTATAAATTGATCAAGCTGCTTGATGAAATTGAACAAACCCATATCATCAAGCAATTTCATAAAAAACCCATCCGACCGGCAGATTACTTCAGCAAAATATTCGATCAAAACATTTACGATTATATCCGGCCCAAAATAGAGCAACGCATGCTCAGCTTCTTAAATCAGGTAGGCGATAAACCCTTATTCCTGATGAGCAAAGACGGATATCCGGCGGAACAAGAATTACAGATCGCGCCAAAGACAACCTCCATTCTGTTCCATTTCCGCCGAAACGACATAGAAACGCGATATTTCCCAACCTTGAAATACGACGGGCATCGCATGGAGTTTATGTATAAGGATGCCGAAGTCATCGTGAACCAGCAGGCCTGGCTACTTTTGGATAATACCTTGTATCACTTCGACGAAGAATTGGAAGGCAAAAAACTAACTCCATTCCTGAACAAGCGATTTATATCCATTCCACGCAATACCGAGAAGAAGTATTTTGAAACCTTCGTGACCGGGCTTATTGAAAAGCATCATGTTTATGCAGAAGGCTTGGATATCATCAGCTATAAGGAAAATGCAAGCCCCGAATTGCGGATTATCTATAGCCCGGAGGGCGAAGCACAACTGCAGCTATATTTTCAATACGGCAACTATACCTTCCCGGCGGGAGGAAACCACGCCATTACCGTTAAATATGTCCATGAATCGGAAGCCGATCAGCATAAGTTTTACCGAATAAAACGATCGACAGCATGGGAAGAAAAAAGAGAAGCGCTGCTTGCGCAGATGGGACTACAGAAGGCTGATGCGCTCTTTAGCACCTTTAAGCCAAAAGATATCGGGCTAGGCTTTAATCCATCAGCAATCGAATGGGTCAATGAGCATTTGGCAGAACTGGAAAAAGAGGGCTTTCACATCACGCAAAGCCATAAGGAAAAACGCTTCCTGATCGGCAAGACCAGTATCAGTATAGAGATCGCCGAGGAGAATGACTGGTTTGATGTCAAAGCCATCGTCCGCTTCGGCCCCTACGAGATTCCTTTTACCTCGCTGCGCCAACATATCATCAATAAACAACAAGAGTTCGAACTGCCCAATGGCGAAATAGCAATTATTCCCCAAGAGTGGTTCTCACAATATGAGCATCTCTTCCAGTTCTCATCCAAGAAAGATGAAATTCGCCTTAACCGTGTTCATATCGGTCTGCTAAATGATGTCAGCGAACATACCGAGGTCACGATGCAACGCAAGCTGAACAAGCTGGGCGAATTTGATGAGATAGCCGATATTGAAGCTCCAAAGAAGTTTAAGGGCTCATTGCGCCCCTATCAGAAGGCTGGTTACAACTGGTTCCATTTCCTTCAGGAATATCGCTTCGGCGGGCTGCTTGCCGACGATATGGGATTGGGAAAGACTGTACAGACCCTGGCACTTTTACAGCACCAAAAAGAACTCCTTGGCGCCAATGATGCCAGGACATCGCTATTGATAGTTCCTACCTCGCTGATTTTCAACTGGCAAAAGGAAGCCGAGCGCTTTGTCCCGGATCTTCGTGTCCATCTACATACTGGTGGCAACCGCAGCAAGGACAACTTTGCATTCAGCCATTTCGATCTGATCATCACCACCTATGGGATTGCCCGAATCGATGAGGATCTTCTTTCCGGATTCTTCTTCAATTATATTATTCTGGACGAAAGTCAGAACATCAAAAATCCGCGTTCTAAGTCCTTCAGTTCGATAAAACAGCTCAAGAGCAAACATAAGCTTGCTCTTAGTGGTACGCCTATTGAAAATAGCGTGCTAGACATCTGGTCGCAAATGCATTTTGCCAATCCAGGTTTATTGGGCTCTTTCACCTATTTCCAAAAAGAGTTTGTTCAAGCGATCGAAAAGAAAAAGGATGAGGAGAAAGCCCGCCGATTGCAGGCGATTATCAAGCCTTTCGTGCTCCGACGTACGAAATCGCAGGTAGCAACAGAACTGCCCCCGAAATCGGAACAGATATTCTATTGCAGCATGTCTGACGAGCAACTCGAATATTACGAACGTGTCAAATCCGAATACAGAAACGCTTTGCTGGATGGCGCCTTCTCAGGCAAGGCAACGCAGATCGCCCTGCTACAAGGGTTGACGAAGCTTCGACAGCTCGCCAACCACCCTGCTATGATCGACCAAGGTTACGACGGCGGATCCGGTAAATTTGATGCCGCGATCGAACTGATGGAGTCCATCATCAAAGAAGGAAACAAGGTCTTGATCTTCTCCCAGTTCGTAAAACACCTGCAACTATTCCGCGACCACTTCGAGAAGGAGAAGATTCGCTATGCCTACCTCGACGGATCAACATCCGACCGCAATGCGGCCGTCAAAGCATTTAAAGAAGCCGATGACATACAGGTCTTCCTCATATCGATCAAAGCCGGCGGTGTAGGACTCAACCTCACCGAAGCTGACTATGTTTTTATCCTCGACCCTTGGTGGAACCCTGCCGTCGAACAGCAAGCCATCGACCGTAGCCACCGCATCGGCCAAGTAAAAAATGTATTTATCTATAAATTCATCAGCAAAGACAGCATCGAAGAAAAAATCCTCGCCTTGCAAGGCATGAAAAAATCCCTTGCAAGCTCCCTCATTACCACCGAAGAAAGCTTCGTAAAATCACTAAGCAAAGCAGATATTAGTGAGTTGTTTAGTTAG
- a CDS encoding SusC/RagA family TonB-linked outer membrane protein yields the protein MIQDLRRSFLEFKGIFVAFLLILCCSFAATGQIKVTGVVSDQNGALTGVSVRLKKGNKALVATDNNGAYEVNVAGNDVLIFDLVGYQRREVPVENRSRINVTMEEASNALEETIVTGYTTIDRRKTTGSISSVTAKDIENLPAASIDVLLQGKLPGVNVQNFTGMPGVKTSLVIRGNSTIPRSSSQFDSENITSNPLYVIDGVPIADDEVRAYNVTGTNFLSSLNPNDIESVDVLKDASAAALYGARANNGVILVKTKRGRIGTPRISLNVYQGYITKPEKLNTLLGVAERDQKLALLYRYGTYAQQGNLPIMLTDSLNPAFNGNTDYQELFFRPGGIQNYDLSVSGGTENINYRVSGGLYNEKGVVINTGFKRYSFTSNVNFNFTKNLELLTNFKVSTMNRKEGRGTTEYIREGSYRNVYGINPIDMYSSLYQLSDETLDGILNPYEHQRNENINVDLTGVGELRYTFLKDFRISTRSIINYSTAKNDFFSPSYMNGDGLAAGKATSTQYRKYLLTNNLLWTKTLGEVHNFTANLIQEFETRTNNGMYLLGSGIPNDNIQVIKGIKTGGLAGYTDLSTYSKLSFLGAIHYDYDNRYLLDAVWRRDASSRFGKNNKWGDFPSLALGWIISNEEFASELGWINELKLRGSWGKTGDESSITDYDRYNAYLAGEASYPGSGTVPTYGGQTAVIPNYAGITNDNITWQETATWNLGLDGSLFNNRLFFNIDAYTRETSGQMLSISIPEYTGYLSTFTNAASVRNSGVELNVGGRVFNKEDGFQWTPSINLAFNKNMVTALPNGNRDIYYGEAVYVVGKPLNMFYGFLVDGAISSESSLISNPYTGAVGSTKWGTLKPGYANWVDVNGDYKISDGVGEDDRTFFGDPNPKVVGGFTNLFSYKDFSVQILTTFTFGRDIMNQSFARRMSNSFFYGNPFDLARRSIGDMEQYSYWKQNGDVAQYPAFNPYLGLYTWRTGQSMFMEPGWYIRIKNVNLTYRFNPSKHEWMQRAKLNTLRLYGSMDNVLMIQKFSGIDAERVDGRGYDMADGYPLPSKFTLGIQFDF from the coding sequence ATGATTCAAGATTTACGCAGATCTTTTCTGGAGTTTAAGGGGATTTTTGTAGCCTTTTTGCTCATCTTATGTTGCAGTTTCGCTGCAACAGGTCAAATTAAAGTTACGGGTGTTGTATCAGATCAGAATGGAGCCTTAACAGGTGTTTCTGTTCGTCTGAAAAAAGGTAACAAAGCTTTGGTCGCTACCGATAATAACGGTGCCTATGAAGTAAATGTTGCTGGCAACGACGTTCTTATTTTTGATCTTGTGGGTTATCAACGCAGGGAAGTTCCTGTGGAGAACCGTAGCAGAATTAACGTCACAATGGAGGAAGCTTCGAATGCCCTGGAAGAAACAATCGTTACGGGGTATACGACGATTGATCGTAGAAAAACTACGGGATCTATTTCCAGTGTAACCGCAAAGGATATTGAAAACCTTCCTGCAGCGAGTATTGACGTTTTACTTCAGGGTAAATTACCGGGGGTGAACGTTCAGAACTTTACGGGTATGCCTGGGGTAAAGACCTCTTTAGTTATCCGCGGTAACTCAACGATTCCGCGTTCGAGTAGCCAATTTGATTCGGAGAACATTACGAGCAATCCGCTTTACGTCATTGATGGGGTGCCGATTGCCGATGATGAGGTTCGTGCTTACAACGTAACGGGAACCAACTTCTTGTCGAGCTTGAACCCGAACGATATCGAATCGGTCGACGTATTAAAAGATGCCTCGGCGGCAGCGCTATACGGTGCGCGCGCAAATAACGGGGTTATCCTTGTTAAAACTAAGCGTGGTCGTATCGGAACACCAAGAATTAGCTTAAACGTTTACCAAGGTTACATTACGAAGCCTGAGAAATTAAATACGCTGCTAGGTGTTGCTGAGCGCGATCAAAAGCTTGCTCTTTTATACCGTTATGGCACCTATGCACAACAAGGGAACTTACCGATCATGTTGACGGATAGTTTGAATCCAGCTTTTAACGGCAATACCGATTATCAAGAGTTATTCTTCCGTCCGGGAGGAATCCAAAACTACGACCTGTCGGTATCTGGTGGTACAGAAAATATCAATTACCGTGTTTCAGGTGGTTTATACAACGAAAAAGGGGTCGTAATCAATACCGGATTTAAACGATACTCGTTTACCAGTAACGTGAATTTCAACTTCACGAAGAATTTAGAGTTGTTGACTAACTTCAAGGTGTCGACCATGAATAGAAAAGAGGGTAGAGGCACGACGGAATACATTCGCGAGGGATCTTACAGAAATGTCTACGGCATTAATCCTATCGATATGTATTCATCGCTATACCAACTGTCAGATGAAACATTAGATGGAATCCTGAACCCTTACGAACATCAACGCAATGAAAATATCAACGTAGATTTAACAGGGGTTGGAGAATTGCGTTACACTTTTTTGAAGGATTTCCGCATCAGTACACGTAGCATCATCAACTATTCGACGGCTAAGAATGATTTCTTCTCGCCATCTTACATGAACGGCGATGGCTTAGCGGCTGGTAAGGCGACTTCCACACAATACAGAAAATATTTATTGACGAACAACTTGTTGTGGACAAAAACTTTAGGAGAGGTTCACAACTTTACAGCCAATTTAATTCAAGAGTTTGAAACCCGCACGAACAATGGTATGTACCTTTTAGGTTCGGGTATTCCTAATGATAATATTCAAGTTATCAAGGGGATTAAAACAGGTGGTTTAGCAGGTTATACCGACCTTTCCACTTATTCTAAGCTATCTTTCTTAGGAGCCATTCACTACGATTATGATAATCGCTATCTATTAGATGCGGTTTGGAGAAGGGACGCTTCCTCTCGTTTCGGAAAGAACAATAAATGGGGTGATTTCCCTTCATTAGCTTTGGGTTGGATCATCTCTAACGAGGAGTTTGCTTCGGAATTGGGTTGGATCAACGAGCTGAAGTTGAGAGGTAGTTGGGGTAAAACGGGGGATGAGTCCAGTATCACGGATTATGACCGTTACAATGCTTACCTAGCGGGTGAGGCATCTTATCCGGGTTCAGGTACTGTGCCAACCTATGGTGGTCAAACGGCGGTTATTCCAAACTACGCGGGTATCACGAATGATAACATCACTTGGCAGGAAACGGCTACTTGGAACTTAGGTTTGGATGGTAGCTTATTCAACAATCGTTTATTCTTCAACATCGATGCCTATACACGTGAAACATCAGGTCAGATGTTGAGCATCAGTATTCCGGAATATACGGGGTACTTAAGTACGTTCACCAATGCAGCATCCGTACGTAATAGTGGGGTCGAATTGAATGTAGGCGGTCGAGTATTCAATAAAGAAGACGGATTCCAATGGACGCCATCGATCAACTTAGCATTCAACAAGAATATGGTAACGGCATTGCCAAATGGCAACCGTGATATCTACTACGGCGAGGCTGTTTATGTGGTTGGAAAACCCTTGAACATGTTCTATGGTTTCTTGGTGGACGGCGCAATCAGCTCAGAAAGCAGCTTGATCAGCAATCCTTACACAGGAGCAGTTGGAAGTACAAAATGGGGAACATTGAAGCCAGGTTATGCAAACTGGGTGGACGTGAATGGCGATTACAAAATCTCTGATGGCGTGGGCGAGGATGACCGTACCTTCTTTGGTGATCCAAATCCGAAAGTTGTAGGAGGTTTTACCAACTTATTCAGCTACAAAGATTTCTCGGTACAAATCCTGACCACATTCACCTTTGGTAGAGACATCATGAACCAATCTTTCGCTCGACGCATGTCTAACAGTTTCTTCTATGGTAATCCTTTTGACTTAGCGAGACGTTCGATCGGCGATATGGAGCAATACAGCTACTGGAAGCAAAATGGCGATGTGGCACAATATCCTGCATTTAACCCTTATTTGGGTCTTTATACCTGGAGAACAGGGCAATCTATGTTTATGGAGCCGGGATGGTATATCCGCATTAAAAACGTGAACCTGACTTACCGTTTCAACCCTTCAAAACATGAATGGATGCAAAGAGCGAAACTAAATACGCTTCGTTTATACGGTTCGATGGACAATGTGTTGATGATTCAGAAATTCTCAGGAATCGATGCAGAGCGTGTAGACGGTCGCGGATATGATATGGCCGATGGTTATCCATTGCCTTCGAAATTCACATTAGGTATTCAGTTTGATTTTTAA
- a CDS encoding RagB/SusD family nutrient uptake outer membrane protein produces the protein MKTRNIIRSIAGICLLTTSSMFVSCEKELDNVLKNDTYGNVYWKSASDVEGALNGAYGLFRNAINTNQAFFIWGDAPIGKFVTNDGTNHSEIFNSGSFVTPYRETGIHNWTNWYRIIDVANLVITKTPEIPDASFAEGQKNTLLGQAYYMRALAYFYMTRVWGDVPLQTKPTQTADDAERKGATSSDEILKLVVSDAQKASSLMSWKSVEESGRRRGNKGAALALLAHATAFQNDYAKSLVYADSVINQTADYALLAGGNVRDVFKNATARENIFVITQKDSESESSGYNANIGVFGSNLTFTTTSNITFPGFPFMVPNYYVDQSRLNRLYSNAADLRRDDFFVKFDDGPVTVDNNAITARYAMRKYSNFVFKNTSGSGNLRAESNIVIFRLADLILLKSEALMNLKRSAEARNALNLIRTRAGIGPLTTAMDDRSLYTEILMERQRELIGEGHSYFDLVRNIWKKKSEAEFPFSSSTLISWSLARGANGSDRLALKGFYFPIHNSNLNSNKDLTQIPYWMGKY, from the coding sequence ATGAAAACAAGAAATATAATACGATCAATTGCAGGTATCTGTTTGTTAACAACGAGCAGCATGTTCGTTTCCTGTGAGAAAGAGCTCGACAACGTTTTAAAGAACGATACATACGGTAATGTGTACTGGAAAAGTGCGAGTGATGTTGAAGGAGCGTTAAATGGTGCCTATGGACTTTTCCGTAATGCGATTAATACCAATCAAGCGTTCTTCATTTGGGGCGATGCACCAATAGGTAAATTCGTAACAAATGATGGGACTAACCACTCGGAGATATTCAATAGCGGAAGTTTTGTGACACCATATCGTGAGACGGGCATTCATAATTGGACCAACTGGTATCGAATTATTGACGTTGCCAATTTGGTGATTACTAAGACACCGGAAATTCCGGATGCAAGTTTTGCGGAAGGACAGAAAAACACTTTACTAGGGCAAGCCTATTACATGCGTGCGCTGGCCTATTTTTACATGACGCGTGTTTGGGGCGATGTGCCTTTGCAAACAAAGCCTACGCAAACGGCTGATGATGCGGAACGTAAAGGAGCGACGTCAAGCGACGAGATTTTAAAATTAGTTGTTTCGGATGCACAGAAAGCATCCTCATTGATGAGCTGGAAGTCCGTGGAGGAGTCGGGAAGAAGAAGAGGAAACAAAGGCGCGGCATTAGCATTATTAGCGCATGCAACGGCTTTCCAAAACGACTATGCAAAGAGCTTGGTTTATGCGGATTCGGTAATCAATCAAACAGCAGACTATGCACTGTTGGCGGGAGGAAATGTTCGTGATGTGTTTAAAAATGCGACAGCTAGAGAGAATATATTTGTCATAACGCAGAAGGATAGCGAATCGGAGTCCTCAGGTTACAATGCAAACATAGGCGTATTCGGATCCAATTTGACGTTTACAACAACAAGCAATATCACGTTTCCAGGATTTCCTTTTATGGTTCCGAACTATTACGTGGATCAATCACGCTTAAACCGCCTGTATAGCAATGCCGCGGATTTACGTCGTGATGATTTCTTTGTGAAATTTGATGATGGTCCTGTTACAGTGGATAACAATGCAATTACTGCTCGCTACGCCATGCGTAAATACAGCAATTTCGTATTCAAAAATACATCGGGTTCAGGAAATCTGCGTGCTGAAAGTAATATTGTTATTTTTCGTCTAGCAGACCTTATCTTGCTCAAATCTGAAGCACTGATGAATTTAAAGCGCTCTGCTGAAGCACGTAACGCTTTAAACCTGATTAGAACTCGTGCAGGTATCGGTCCGCTTACAACCGCAATGGATGATCGTAGTTTATATACGGAGATTCTTATGGAAAGACAACGTGAGTTGATCGGAGAAGGGCATAGCTATTTTGACCTTGTTCGCAATATTTGGAAAAAGAAGAGCGAAGCAGAATTCCCTTTCAGTTCTAGCACTTTAATCTCTTGGAGCTTAGCGCGTGGAGCAAACGGTTCTGATCGTTTAGCCTTGAAAGGTTTTTACTTCCCTATTCACAACAGTAACTTGAATTCTAATAAAGATCTAACGCAGATTCCTTATTGGATGGGTAAATATTAA
- a CDS encoding DUF5007 domain-containing protein, whose translation MKRIYKAALSCVLLAMLVFAGCKKVDVGYLSDNIRYGSNPVVAERGVFKIVTGIIPDNSTPPFKITILDVRNKATGQREESFFKPSEITVWKEKYDPKTDTTLALIDAKRTKEMRLPLQVIEKSGQLMFTQATEGVPVGEYLLDLKIENPNGTKEYKGITTIKVNDPLLYEHTTAPYFILVDPKDGSSKRYNHDVDWFDISKQQSANMTFKVTRDANGPNQVILKVYDKNGAVFPGKALERRPNGDSFLNTMATFAYKTTVTENSVIHDYAQARFPDVYWDSQTNNILCYYRIYDKYIESVDYVDTWDPPYKITYKTDPKSYILQMRFGMKFNLPGTYLVEMHLTATKKAGVN comes from the coding sequence ATGAAAAGAATATATAAAGCGGCCTTATCCTGCGTTCTGCTGGCTATGCTGGTTTTTGCCGGCTGTAAGAAGGTGGATGTAGGCTATTTGAGCGACAATATCCGTTATGGGTCCAACCCGGTTGTAGCGGAGCGAGGAGTTTTTAAAATAGTAACGGGTATTATTCCGGACAACTCGACTCCTCCCTTTAAGATTACCATACTGGATGTTCGAAATAAGGCAACCGGACAGCGTGAAGAATCCTTCTTCAAACCATCGGAAATTACCGTATGGAAAGAGAAGTATGATCCGAAAACCGATACGACCTTAGCATTGATTGACGCGAAGCGCACAAAAGAGATGCGCCTTCCTTTGCAAGTAATCGAGAAGAGTGGTCAATTGATGTTTACTCAAGCGACAGAGGGTGTCCCTGTTGGTGAATATTTATTGGATTTGAAGATTGAGAATCCGAATGGTACGAAAGAATATAAAGGTATCACGACGATAAAAGTCAATGATCCTTTATTGTATGAACATACAACAGCGCCATATTTCATTCTTGTAGATCCTAAGGATGGTTCAAGCAAACGTTATAATCATGATGTGGATTGGTTCGATATTTCGAAACAACAGAGTGCGAACATGACGTTTAAGGTTACTAGAGATGCAAATGGCCCTAACCAGGTTATTCTGAAAGTGTATGATAAGAATGGTGCAGTATTCCCTGGAAAAGCTTTAGAGCGTAGACCTAACGGTGATTCGTTCTTAAATACCATGGCAACTTTTGCGTATAAGACAACTGTAACGGAGAATTCTGTTATCCACGACTATGCACAGGCGCGTTTCCCTGATGTATACTGGGATTCTCAAACGAATAATATTTTGTGTTACTACCGTATCTATGATAAGTACATTGAGTCTGTTGATTATGTAGATACCTGGGATCCTCCGTATAAGATTACTTATAAGACTGATCCTAAATCATACATCCTACAGATGAGATTTGGAATGAAGTTTAATTTGCCGGGAACTTATTTGGTAGAGATGCATTTGACAGCGACCAAGAAAGCTGGAGTAAACTAA
- the dapF gene encoding diaminopimelate epimerase — MNKEIKFYKYQGAGNDFVLIDNRNLAFDAADNDLIKRLCDRRFGIGGDGLMLLQDTKNFDFEMLYYNADGREGTMCGNGGRCLVAFARDLHIIQSKTAFLAVDGPHEAEIHDNQVNLGMIPVTEYQMDGEAYVLNTGSPHYVQFVEDLSQINMFKEGYAIRNNATYAEKGINVNFIEKEGEGYFVRTFERGVEDETYACGTGAVASAMSVALKEGKDGDFNIPIRVLGGQLYVSFHKEDTSFSKVFLTGPAVQVFQGSISI, encoded by the coding sequence ATGAACAAAGAAATCAAATTTTATAAATATCAAGGTGCAGGGAATGACTTTGTCTTAATTGATAACCGAAATCTCGCTTTTGATGCCGCTGACAACGATTTAATAAAACGCTTATGTGATCGTCGGTTCGGAATTGGAGGCGACGGGCTAATGCTGCTTCAAGATACAAAAAATTTCGACTTCGAAATGCTTTATTACAATGCAGACGGGAGAGAAGGCACGATGTGTGGCAACGGAGGACGTTGTTTAGTGGCTTTCGCAAGGGACCTTCATATCATCCAAAGCAAAACTGCCTTTTTGGCAGTAGACGGGCCGCACGAAGCAGAAATACATGACAACCAGGTCAATCTGGGAATGATTCCCGTGACGGAATACCAAATGGATGGCGAGGCTTATGTGCTTAATACAGGCTCACCGCATTACGTTCAGTTTGTAGAAGACTTAAGCCAAATCAATATGTTCAAAGAAGGCTATGCTATCCGCAACAATGCAACCTATGCAGAAAAGGGTATTAATGTCAATTTTATCGAAAAAGAGGGCGAAGGATATTTCGTGCGTACGTTCGAACGTGGTGTAGAAGACGAGACCTATGCCTGCGGTACGGGAGCCGTAGCTTCAGCGATGAGCGTAGCATTGAAGGAGGGAAAGGACGGCGATTTCAATATCCCTATTCGTGTGCTCGGCGGACAGCTGTATGTCTCCTTTCATAAGGAGGATACTTCATTCAGCAAGGTGTTCTTAACAGGACCTGCCGTTCAGGTTTTCCAAGGCAGTATCAGCATCTAA
- a CDS encoding Do family serine endopeptidase has product MKKIGATLLTAIVGGAIAVGGYKLFENKQMDNMTFEERQKVYYANNPGEEALMSSTGNPDFTQAAAAVTPGVVHINVTMSGRGSRGGGEGMPFDLFEEFFGVPQQRRGQARPQTASGSGVIISPDGYIVTNNHVVEDADKIEVVLTDKRTYEAKVIGRDANFDLALIKVNANNLPIVKLGNSDNVQIGEWVLAVGYPLGLQSTVTAGIISAKGRQIGILGESQQQQQRGYGYGPQEQVINTAVESFLQTDAVINKGNSGGALVNARGELIGINSAIASPTGTYAGYGFAIPINLAKKILDDFKEFGSVKRGYVGVTFAEINDALRKEVGITDVNGLYVRDVVKGGAAEAAGIKPGDVLTKIEGRTIYGSPDLQEHVARLRPGDKVKLTYKRDGKEKDVTITLKGEETKAKSESGDESSASATEIFNKLGASFVPATDARKKELGISSGVVVSQVHRGGVFDYFGVERGLVITKINGKPVNSVDEVESALSGTKRNIVRVTGVPERGSTVEFNVPLKY; this is encoded by the coding sequence ATGAAAAAGATAGGAGCAACATTATTAACGGCCATCGTCGGAGGAGCTATTGCGGTAGGAGGGTATAAGCTCTTTGAAAATAAACAGATGGACAACATGACGTTTGAAGAGCGTCAGAAAGTGTATTATGCAAACAATCCTGGCGAGGAGGCTTTAATGTCTTCAACAGGAAACCCGGACTTTACGCAGGCTGCGGCAGCAGTTACTCCTGGCGTTGTCCATATTAATGTCACGATGAGTGGTCGTGGTTCACGTGGCGGTGGCGAAGGGATGCCTTTTGATCTTTTTGAAGAATTCTTTGGTGTACCACAGCAACGTCGCGGACAAGCTCGCCCACAAACGGCTTCCGGTTCTGGTGTGATTATTTCCCCAGATGGATATATTGTAACGAATAACCACGTGGTAGAAGATGCGGATAAGATTGAAGTGGTTTTAACGGATAAGAGAACTTATGAAGCAAAAGTAATTGGTCGGGATGCGAACTTTGACTTGGCTTTGATTAAAGTAAATGCGAATAACTTACCTATTGTTAAGTTAGGTAACTCTGATAATGTACAGATTGGCGAGTGGGTATTGGCTGTAGGTTATCCTCTAGGATTGCAATCGACAGTTACTGCGGGTATTATCTCTGCGAAAGGACGTCAGATTGGTATTTTAGGTGAGTCGCAACAGCAACAACAGCGCGGTTATGGTTATGGCCCGCAAGAGCAGGTAATCAATACCGCTGTGGAATCATTTTTGCAAACTGATGCGGTTATTAACAAAGGAAATAGCGGTGGTGCATTAGTAAATGCTCGTGGTGAGTTAATTGGTATTAACTCGGCAATCGCATCGCCAACAGGTACCTACGCTGGTTACGGGTTTGCTATTCCGATCAACCTTGCGAAAAAGATTTTAGATGATTTCAAAGAGTTCGGAAGTGTGAAACGTGGCTATGTGGGAGTAACATTTGCGGAGATCAATGACGCCTTGCGTAAAGAAGTTGGTATTACTGATGTGAATGGTCTGTATGTTCGCGATGTGGTGAAAGGTGGAGCAGCGGAAGCAGCGGGAATTAAACCAGGCGACGTGTTGACGAAGATTGAAGGCAGAACAATTTATGGTTCGCCTGATTTGCAAGAGCATGTAGCAAGATTGCGTCCGGGTGATAAAGTGAAGTTAACTTATAAACGCGATGGTAAAGAGAAGGATGTGACGATTACATTGAAAGGTGAAGAAACCAAAGCGAAGTCAGAAAGCGGAGATGAGTCCAGCGCATCGGCAACAGAGATCTTCAATAAATTAGGTGCTAGTTTTGTTCCTGCAACAGATGCGCGTAAGAAAGAATTAGGTATTAGTTCCGGTGTTGTGGTTTCACAAGTTCACCGAGGTGGTGTTTTTGATTACTTCGGCGTAGAAAGAGGATTGGTGATCACGAAGATTAACGGTAAGCCAGTGAATTCTGTTGATGAAGTAGAGTCGGCTCTATCGGGTACTAAGAGAAATATCGTACGTGTAACCGGTGTTCCGGAAAGAGGAAGCACGGTGGAATTTAATGTACCATTGAAATACTAA